From the genome of Nomia melanderi isolate GNS246 chromosome 14, iyNomMela1, whole genome shotgun sequence, one region includes:
- the LOC116427019 gene encoding RING finger protein 207 isoform X4 produces the protein MASLGQQMQLKDGAQLPPSDQLIRQLIELANSKNPPCANCDKRDKSTMFFCTTCGQALCTHCREHTHRAKMFSSHEVVHMSKCTKETQRRCPTHGEQYIMFSQSAKCMLCATCFRDTPAEARIHCVDIENAWLQASKKMERAVNSICELQAGVREGVRALKSQLEELRLSLDSEKRALNSFCQGMQEAITKTHGNVLTELQRQFETKERMVRGQLLSLGSALPVLQMHLMLCTVFTSGATKYQFLELAHPMLERLSRVAQLGHPPRPPLMTAHLKANYKNEFARALQPYVGQAQTPKESLYDQTHGIIQQEPPVIQSSKAPQRIPTKGGIDGEPFSNHCRTFDTQLKELNQQLLLVKERLGELHRDVAVLRRANTPPLGLRYEHVAKDCRMLERQLEHHQMELERLRNVFDGLWDEQLCRIHIEKEIFHSQMNDILSLRNQVKQLQNAAQQLEPFIKSFAAGVTAGEVSTAVSDAAGNQGLQVLLDHLARLQMQEPPQQPQTQAPTKDHRHPPQRSTVNSADNALYMKETKEVPTRCRTPSGVGAMLDSSGNIMVCGTAKSSDSKRGVFSQLKEKARCKEDRKKSPGREEGGRDRSQSRRSRKSPDGSKPKTPPGHSSGSKVRSLCRSLKSGSGDNSAEGLDQPERYADTQQPQSHTTAGEEGEYQRISEASSMGEAKKRVQAQVHAVPDEQPVQSSKGSKVYPASDSEDVFYADEKASTEVRRHRRASCDSLSTTGSGSRRSSIADGTVGQSAQDPRKTLVFLIGPTPKSSSLVQKQRSWETFPRLKSKRSTETTTASSLGQLKKSDSFEGHEEAVRTLVAAVQENRSHEYHHYMHHRRHHRKSKTN, from the exons GGTGCACATGAGCAAATGCACCAAAGAAACCCAACGGCGTTGTCCAACCCATGGAGAACAGTACATAATGTTCAGCCAGAGCGCCAAATGCATGCTGTGTGCCACCTGTTTCCGTGATACTCCAGCTGAAGCCAGGATACACTGCGTGGACATAGAAAATGCTTGGCTACAAGCATCGAAGAAGATGGAAAGGGCAGTTAATTCAATCTGTGAACTACAGGCTGGCGTGAGGGAAGGAGTCAGGGCTTTGAAGTCACAGTTGGAAGAACTACGGCTCAGTTTAGACTCGGAGAAGAGAGCACTGAACTCGTTCTGTCAGGGTATGCAAGAAGCTATCACCAAAACGCACGGAAATGTTCTGACAGAGCTCCAAAGGCAGTTTGAGACTAAAGAAAGAATGGTCCGGGGTCAACTGCTTTCACTAGGTAGCGCACTTCCAGTATTACAGATGCATTTGATGTTGTGCACCGTGTTCACCAGCGGTGCGacgaaatatcaatttctcgaGTTAGCTCATCCGATGCTGGAACGGTTAAGCCGCGTCGCCCAGCTGGGTCACCCACCCAGGCCGCCGTTAATGACCGCCCATCTGAAGGCcaactataaaaatgaattcgCCAGGGCGTTGCAACCATATGTAGGCCAGGCACAGACTCCGAAAGAGTCGTTGTACGATCAAACTCACGGGATAATTCAGCAGGAACCGCCGGTGATTCAG AGCAGCAAGGCTCCACAGAGGATCCCAACAAAAGGCGGAATTGACGGTGAACCATTCTCCAATCACTGTAGGACGTTCGACACTCAGCTGAAGGAATTGAATCAACAGTTGCTGTTGGTGAAGGAACGTTTAGGGGAGCTTCATAGAGATGTGGCTGTACTGAGGAGAGCCAACACTCCGCCATTGGGTCTACGTTACGAGCATGTGGCCAAAGATTGTCGAATGCTGGAACGACAATTGGAACATCATCAGATGGAATTGGAAAGGCTTAGAAATGTGTTTGACGGCTTGTGGGATGAACAATTGTGCAGGATTCATATAGAAAAGGAAATCTTTCACTCGCAG ATGAACGACATACTATCCCTGAGAAACCAGGTGAAACAACTACAGAACGCTGCGCAGCAGTTAGAACCGTTCATAAAATCGTTCGCAGCAGGGGTCACAGCTGGTGAAGTGAGCACAGCAGTCTCAGATGCGGCTGGTAATCAAGGTCTGCAAGTGTTGCTGGATCACCTGGCGCGTTTACAGATGCAGGAACCTCCGCAGCAGCCACAGACGCAGGCACCAACCAAAGATCATCGTCATCCACCGCAACGTTCCACTGTCAACAGCGCAGACAATGCTCTCTATATGAAAG AAACGAAAGAGGTGCCTACACGTTGTCGCACCCCATCCGGAGTCGGCGCCATGTTGGACTCCAGCGGAAACATCATGGTCTGCGGGACCGCGAAGTCTTCCGACTCGAAGAGAGGAGTGTTCAGTCAGCTGAAAGAGAAGGCTAGATGTAAAGAGGACCGGAAGAAATCGCCGGGGAGGGAGGAGGGTGGTCGCGATCGTAGCCAGAGCCGGCGATCAAGAAAATCGCCGGACGGCTCGAAACCGAAAACACCGCCGGGCCATTCGTCCGGCAGCAAGGTACGCTCGCTGTGCCGTTCCCTGAAGAGCGGCAGCGGCGACAATTCCGCGGAAGGGCTCGACCAACCGGAACGATACGCGGACACCCAGCAACCACAGTCACACACGACTG CAGGCGAGGAGGGAGAGTACCAGCGGATTTCGGAGGCGTCGAGCATGGGAGAGGCGAAGAAGCGCGTACAGGCGCAGGTGCACGCGGTGCCGGACGAGCAGCCGGTCCAGTCCAGCAAGGGCAGCAAGGTTTACCCGGCGAGCGACTCGGAGGACGTGTTCTACGCGGACGAGAAAGCGTCGACGGAGGTGAGGAGACACCGACGCGCGAGCTGCGACAGCCTGAGCACCACCGGGTCCGGGAGCAGGCGGTCGAGCATCGCGGACGGGACGGTAGGTCAATCCGCGCAGGATCCAAGGAAAACGCTGGTTTTTTTGATCGGGCCTACACCGAAGTCGTCGTCTCTGGTGCAGAAGCAGCGCTCCTGGGAAACGTTCCCGCGACTCAAGAGCAAACGCAGCACGGAGACCACGACCGCTTCGTCCCTCGGCCAGCTGAAGAAGTCGGACAGCTTCGAGGGGCACGAGGAGGCGGTGCGCACATTGGTGGCGGCGGTGCAGGAGAACAGATCGCATGAGTACCATCACTACATGCATCATCGCCGCCATCATCGGAAGAGCAAAACGAATTGA
- the MTPAP gene encoding mitochondrial poly(A) polymerase — translation MGSTYRITANYCPLLNNNYFKCSLNISRYTTKAKNEEKADRTFISFADLVKTRQHQAQRSIVVKLNKFHDADFCREYFSQFGTIKHIWHYTTQLYHPDMILMEYSSQQAINDILDAAKVSTDVSDSVPIQTTVFQFQKFKTKTPHVVDNSVPKYCHQYPTPRLLKSRLKNIESISNQMMMFCKVMKLTDIDIRLRYFTAHQLLLCFSKLFPTISVLPFGSSAAGLGTMGCDLDLVCVFNQNHPQQMMKISNELVFTSKSYSLFDRTHQKEFLRSMSFVMHHFVPGINNTKTILNARVPIIKFIYSFAQLNCDLSSNNMSGFYMTELLYTFTEMDKRVRPLIFTIRKWAAAVTVTVEVPSNKLTNFSLTLLIMFYLQRCKILPPVTKLFRLSDSHRFCQILSTEAIQTQINTKVNNSTLLDLLLGFFEFYGTFDFRTHGICILEGILKPKLDLSPIYIYNPVEPTLNVSRNVSLDELTFFIQKTIAAISVMTKSSSNVKLLDLLRDSGTNRTNIRNRSQEILLTPSIKE, via the exons ATGGGATCTACATATCGCATCACTGCAAATTATTGtccattattaaataataattatttcaaatgttcTCTAAACATTTCGAGGTATACAACAAAAGCGAAGAACG agGAAAAGGCAGATAGAACATTTATCAGTTTTGCTGATCTGGTTAAAACTAGGCAACACCAAGCACAGCGTAGTATTGTagtgaaattgaataaatttcatgATGCCGATTTCTGCAGAGAGTATTTTTCGCAGTTTGGAACTATTAAACATATATGGCATTATACAACACAATTGTATCAC CCAGATATGATACTTATGGAATATTCATCGCAACAAGCAATAAATGATATATTAGATGCAGCTAAGGTCTCTACAGATGTATCTGATAGTGTTCCTATACAGACAACAGTGTTTCAATTTCAGAAGTTCAAGACTAAAACCCCTCATGTTGTAGATAATTCTGTTCCAAAATATTGCCATCAATATCCTACACCACGGTTGCTCAAATCACGtctaaaaaatatagaatct atATCAAACCAAATGATGATGTTTTGTAAAGTGATGAAACTTACAGACATTGACATAAGACTTAGATATTTCACTGCTCATCAGTTGTTACTTTGTTTCTCTAAATTATTTCCAACTATTTCTGTTCTACCATTCGGTTCATCTGCAGCTGGTTTGGGAACAATGGGATGTGATCTTGATCTAGTATGTGTTTTTAATCAAAATCATCCGCAACAAATG aTGAAGATTTCGAATGAGTTGGTATTTACTTCAAAATCATATTCTCTTTTTGACAGAACACATCAAAAAGAGTTTCTAAGGTCTATGTCCTTTGTCATGCATCATTTCGTTCCtggtattaataatacaaaaaccaTTCTGAATGCTCGTGTCCccataattaaatttatctacAGCTTTGCACAATTGAACTGTGATCTTAGTAGCAACAACAT GTCTGGATTTTACATGACCGAATTGTTATACACCTTTACAGAGATGGATAAGCGAGTCAGgccattaatatttactattcgcAAATGGGCAGCAGCCGTAACTGTAACGGTCGAGGTGCCCTCCAATAAACTAACAAATTTTTCTCTTACACTCttgataatgttttatttacagCGGTGTAAGATTTTACCTCCTGTAACAAAACTGTTTAGATTGTCGG ATTCACACCGATTTTGTCAAATATTGTCGACTGAAGCTATTCAAACACAGATCAatacgaaagtaaataatagtaCTTTGCTCGACCTCCTACTTGGTTTCTTCGAGTTCTACGGTACTTTCGATTTTCGTACTCATGGAATATGTATTCTGGAGGGAATACTTAAACCTAAATTAGACCTTTCGCCCATTTACATATACAATCCTGTGGAGCCAACTTTGAACGTCAGCAGAAATGTCTCTTTAGATGAACTGACCTTCTTCATTCAGAAAACGATAGCTGCCATATCCGTAATGACTAAATCATCAAGCAATGTTAAACTTTTAGATTTATTAAGGGACTCTGGTACTAACAGAACAAATATAAGAAATAGATCTCAGGAAATTTTATTAACGCCGTCAATAAaagaatga